In Bradyrhizobium sp. 1(2017), one DNA window encodes the following:
- a CDS encoding ABC transporter substrate-binding protein — translation MSDFNRRSVLKAGLGGAALLAGPGIVPVRAAEWTNTPEPNASIRVLRWKQFIQAEFDKFAEQTKKFTEKTGVKVKLEAESWEDIRPKAAVAANVGAGPDLILGTLDDPHKFPEKLIDVTDVAEYLGAKYGGWYPVAEKYGKKGNGWIAIPQGATGGCLNYRVSHMKAAGFEQFPKDTAGFLKLCQALKKNNTPAGFALGHATGDANGWCQWALWSHGGKVVNEKNEVVIDSPETIAALEYVKQLYETFIPGVLSWNDSNNNKAFLNGELSLTLNGISIWTVGKNSTDPKQQEIAKDMDHAPMPIGPVGVPTEQQNVLVAYGYKHSKYPKAVKEYIKFMWDKENYDAWEVASNGYVSPPLPAYNENPVWTSDPKITPFRDCLKRCRDNGFAGDLGYASAAVMGDFVVVDMFAEAASGSATPKQAAARAAERAKRYYQV, via the coding sequence ATGAGCGATTTCAACAGGCGTAGTGTGCTCAAGGCCGGCCTTGGCGGTGCAGCCCTGCTGGCCGGCCCGGGCATCGTCCCGGTGCGCGCGGCGGAGTGGACCAACACGCCGGAGCCGAATGCGTCGATCCGCGTGCTGCGCTGGAAGCAGTTCATCCAGGCCGAGTTCGACAAGTTCGCCGAGCAGACCAAGAAGTTCACCGAGAAGACGGGCGTCAAGGTCAAGCTCGAAGCCGAGAGCTGGGAGGACATCCGGCCGAAGGCGGCGGTCGCCGCCAATGTCGGCGCCGGCCCCGACCTCATCCTCGGCACGCTCGATGATCCCCACAAATTCCCCGAGAAGCTGATCGACGTCACCGACGTCGCCGAATATCTCGGCGCCAAGTATGGCGGGTGGTACCCGGTCGCCGAGAAGTACGGCAAGAAGGGCAATGGCTGGATCGCCATTCCGCAAGGCGCGACCGGCGGCTGCCTGAATTATCGCGTCAGCCACATGAAGGCGGCCGGCTTCGAGCAATTTCCCAAGGATACCGCCGGCTTCCTCAAGCTCTGCCAGGCCCTGAAGAAGAACAACACGCCGGCCGGCTTCGCGCTGGGCCACGCCACGGGCGACGCCAACGGCTGGTGCCAGTGGGCGCTGTGGTCGCATGGCGGCAAGGTCGTCAACGAGAAGAACGAGGTCGTGATTGACTCGCCTGAGACGATTGCTGCGCTCGAATACGTCAAGCAGCTCTACGAGACCTTCATCCCCGGCGTGCTGTCGTGGAACGACTCGAACAACAACAAGGCGTTCCTGAACGGCGAGCTCAGCCTCACGCTGAACGGCATCTCGATCTGGACCGTCGGCAAGAACTCGACGGATCCGAAGCAGCAGGAAATCGCCAAGGACATGGACCACGCGCCGATGCCGATCGGTCCGGTCGGCGTGCCGACCGAGCAGCAGAACGTGCTGGTCGCCTATGGCTACAAGCACTCGAAATATCCCAAGGCGGTCAAGGAATACATCAAGTTCATGTGGGACAAGGAGAACTACGACGCCTGGGAGGTCGCTTCCAACGGCTACGTGTCGCCGCCGCTGCCGGCCTACAACGAGAACCCGGTGTGGACGTCGGACCCGAAGATCACGCCGTTCCGCGACTGCCTGAAGCGCTGCCGCGACAACGGCTTTGCCGGCGATCTCGGCTATGCCTCCGCCGCCGTGATGGGCGACTTCGTCGTCGTCGACATGTTCGCGGAAGCTGCGTCCGGATCGGCCACGCCGAAGCAGGCAGCGGCACGCGCCGCCGAGCGCGCCAAGCGCTACTACCAGGTCTGA
- a CDS encoding carbohydrate ABC transporter permease — protein sequence MAVMAEQGAAPVKRSSLWTRAFESRNFLGAMFMVPAIATLVLFLAYPLALGFWLGMTDTKIGGAGRYIGFNNFVSLSKDSVFWLSVFNTIFYTFTASVVKFAIGLYLALLLNERLPFKSMIRAIVLLPFVVPTVLSAIAFWWIYDSQFSIISWVLVKTGLISSYIDFLGDPWNARWSVVAANIWRGVPFVAITLLAGLQTISPSLYEAANLDGATNMQRFRHITLPMLSPIIAVVMTFSVLMTFTDFQLIYTITRGGPINATHLMATLSFQRAITGGNLGEGAAISNAMIPFLVAAILLSFFGLQRSRWQQGGRD from the coding sequence ATGGCAGTCATGGCCGAACAAGGCGCCGCGCCGGTCAAGCGCAGTAGCCTGTGGACCAGAGCATTCGAAAGCCGGAATTTTCTCGGCGCGATGTTCATGGTGCCGGCGATCGCCACTCTCGTCCTGTTCCTGGCCTATCCGCTGGCGCTCGGCTTCTGGCTCGGCATGACCGATACCAAGATCGGCGGGGCGGGCCGCTATATCGGCTTCAACAACTTCGTCTCGCTCTCCAAAGACTCGGTGTTCTGGCTGTCGGTGTTCAACACCATCTTCTACACGTTCACCGCGAGCGTCGTGAAGTTCGCCATCGGACTCTACCTGGCGTTGCTGCTCAACGAGCGGCTGCCGTTCAAGTCGATGATCCGCGCCATCGTGCTGTTGCCGTTCGTGGTGCCGACCGTGCTCTCGGCGATCGCGTTCTGGTGGATCTACGACAGCCAGTTCTCGATCATCTCCTGGGTGCTGGTCAAGACCGGCCTGATCTCGAGCTACATCGATTTCCTCGGCGATCCCTGGAACGCGCGCTGGTCGGTCGTCGCCGCCAACATCTGGCGCGGCGTGCCGTTCGTCGCGATCACGCTGCTCGCCGGCCTCCAGACCATCTCGCCCTCGCTTTACGAGGCCGCCAATCTCGACGGTGCCACCAACATGCAGCGCTTCCGCCACATCACGCTGCCGATGCTGTCGCCGATCATCGCGGTCGTGATGACGTTCTCGGTGCTGATGACGTTCACCGACTTCCAGCTGATCTACACCATTACGCGGGGCGGGCCGATCAACGCCACGCATCTGATGGCGACGCTGTCGTTCCAGCGCGCCATCACCGGCGGCAATCTCGGCGAGGGCGCGGCGATCTCGAATGCGATGATTCCGTTCCTGGTCGCGGCGATCCTGCTCAGCTTCTTCGGGCTTCAGCGCTCCCGCTGGCAGCAGGGCGGGAGGGACTGA